Proteins encoded in a region of the Pseudomonas denitrificans (nom. rej.) genome:
- a CDS encoding LysR family transcriptional regulator ArgP, giving the protein MIMFDYKLLAALAAVVEQGGFERGAQVLGLSQSAISQRIKLLEARVGQPVLVRAARPQPTDLGQRLLNHVQQVRLLEGDLQQWVPALDDGAAPERLRLALNADSLATWWAHAVGDFCGERHVLLDLVVEDQEVGLKRMRAGEVAGCVCASPRPVAGGRCEPLGAMRYRGLASPEFIARHFPRGVTPAGLVRAPAIVYGPDDQLQHRYLKDLGVDGHFSYHLCPSSEGFVRMTSGGLGWGLVPEQQVRGELERGELVDMLPGQVIDVPLYWHHWRNGGELLAALTRHLLAKAPGLMVPISRE; this is encoded by the coding sequence CTGATCATGTTCGACTACAAGCTGCTTGCCGCCCTGGCTGCCGTGGTGGAGCAGGGCGGTTTCGAGCGCGGCGCCCAGGTGCTGGGGCTATCGCAGTCGGCCATTTCCCAGCGCATCAAGCTGCTTGAAGCGCGGGTCGGCCAGCCGGTGCTGGTGCGCGCGGCGCGGCCGCAACCGACCGATCTCGGTCAACGCCTGCTCAACCATGTGCAGCAGGTGCGGCTGCTGGAGGGCGATCTGCAGCAATGGGTTCCCGCCCTGGACGACGGCGCGGCACCCGAGCGCCTGCGCCTGGCGCTGAACGCCGACAGCCTGGCCACCTGGTGGGCCCATGCGGTCGGCGATTTCTGCGGCGAGCGCCACGTGCTGCTGGACCTGGTGGTCGAGGATCAGGAGGTCGGCCTCAAGCGCATGCGCGCTGGCGAGGTGGCCGGCTGCGTTTGCGCCAGTCCGCGCCCGGTGGCCGGCGGGCGCTGCGAGCCGCTGGGCGCCATGCGCTATCGCGGGCTGGCCAGCCCGGAATTCATCGCCCGGCACTTCCCGAGGGGCGTGACGCCTGCCGGATTGGTCCGCGCCCCGGCCATCGTCTACGGCCCGGACGATCAACTGCAGCACCGCTACCTGAAGGACCTCGGCGTCGACGGCCACTTCAGCTACCACCTGTGTCCGTCTTCCGAAGGCTTCGTGCGCATGACCAGCGGCGGCCTCGGCTGGGGTCTGGTGCCGGAGCAACAGGTGCGCGGCGAACTGGAGCGCGGCGAGCTGGTGGACATGCTGCCGGGGCAGGTGATCGACGTGCCGCTTTACTGGCACCACTGGCGCAACGGCGGCGAATTGCTCGCCGCGCTGACCCGGCACCTGCTGGCGAAGGCGCCGGGGCTCATGGTGCCGATCAGCCGCGAATGA
- a CDS encoding LysE/ArgO family amino acid transporter has protein sequence MWQSYLNGVLVAAGLIIAIGAQNAFVLAQSLRREHHLSVAALCVLCDAILVSAGVFGLAKVLAENPTLLAIARWGGVTFLVWYGLKALRRAVAPEAMTDAQETGPRSRRTVLMAALAVTLLNPHVYLDTVLLIGSLGAQQAAPGAYAMGAASASLLWFFTLAFGAAWLAPWLARPATWRLVDLMVAVMMLGMAAQLVFAS, from the coding sequence ATGTGGCAGAGCTACCTCAACGGTGTACTGGTCGCCGCCGGCCTGATCATCGCCATCGGCGCGCAGAACGCCTTCGTCCTCGCCCAGAGCCTGCGCCGCGAACATCACCTGTCAGTGGCCGCGCTGTGCGTGCTGTGCGACGCCATCCTGGTCAGCGCCGGGGTGTTCGGCCTGGCCAAGGTCCTCGCCGAGAACCCGACGCTGCTGGCCATCGCGCGCTGGGGCGGCGTCACCTTCCTGGTCTGGTACGGCCTCAAGGCACTGCGTCGTGCAGTCGCACCCGAAGCCATGACCGACGCCCAGGAAACCGGCCCGCGCTCGCGCCGCACCGTGCTCATGGCAGCGCTGGCGGTGACCCTGCTCAACCCCCATGTGTACCTCGACACCGTGCTGCTGATCGGCTCACTCGGCGCCCAGCAGGCAGCGCCCGGCGCCTACGCCATGGGCGCCGCCAGCGCCTCGCTGCTGTGGTTCTTCACCCTGGCCTTCGGCGCCGCGTGGCTTGCGCCATGGCTGGCGCGGCCGGCCACCTGGCGCCTGGTGGACCTGATGGTCGCGGTGATGATGCTGGGCATGGCCGCGCAACTGGTGTTCGCCAGCTGA
- a CDS encoding ACT domain-containing protein, with the protein MAGETSLAALLRDMTPVLNDGEYVFCTLPDGQLPAGLQPLGSFRESEGLTLILSRAEAEQAGLSFDYVAAWLTLEVHSALQAVGLTAAVAGALARAGISCNVIAAWYHDHLFVAYADGPRALDVLRALARNPEGA; encoded by the coding sequence ATGGCTGGCGAAACCTCCCTGGCCGCGCTGCTGCGCGACATGACCCCGGTGCTCAACGACGGCGAGTACGTCTTCTGCACCCTGCCCGACGGCCAATTGCCAGCCGGACTGCAACCGCTGGGCAGCTTTCGCGAAAGCGAGGGGCTGACGCTGATCCTGTCGCGCGCCGAAGCCGAACAAGCCGGGCTGTCCTTCGACTACGTCGCCGCCTGGCTGACCCTGGAAGTGCACTCGGCGCTGCAGGCGGTCGGTCTCACCGCCGCCGTGGCCGGCGCCCTTGCCAGGGCCGGAATCAGCTGCAACGTGATCGCCGCCTGGTATCACGACCACCTGTTCGTCGCCTACGCCGACGGCCCGCGAGCGCTGGACGTGCTGCGCGCCCTCGCCCGCAACCCGGAAGGAGCCTGA